Within Helicobacter sp. 11S03491-1, the genomic segment AAAAAATTCTGCCCTCAAGGATTTGAATTTATCTCAAACCCTGGCTAAGGTAAACCTCACTCAAAGCAGTGTGGGGAATATTACTTCAGCTTCAGGTAATGCCCAAGCTTTTTTGAAGATTGATAATGTTGAAGGGTAATTTCAAGCTTTTTTGTCTTTGGTATTGCTTTTAATCTCAGTATCTACACCGGTATTTTTACAATTTAGACAGTGAGTATAAATATAAATGGATTTATCAATAGAATCATTTAATTTCTCAAGTTTTTTAGTAATATTAATAAGTTCGTCGCCAGATTGGATGGCAATGTATTCACTCATTCCAATTTCTTTATAGATTTTTTCTTTATCTTCTTGGCTTAAGTCTTTTTCTTCCATATGCGCTTTGATTTCTGTGCTAATATTTGAGATTTCATTATGGATTTGTTCACCAAGTTTTTGAGCAAGAAGAGAGTTTTCTTTAGTTTTTTTAATACGTTGGATAAAATCATTGATATTTCTACTTGCTTGTGCAAGCTCTGTATCCTCATCAATTTTAATGGGCGGAGGATTGTCAATGCTGAGTTCCTTGGAATATTCCAGGAAGTTTTTAATTTGTTTTTTAGCCCAAAAAGCAGTAAATAAAAGCCCAAATATGACTACTAGAATCATTGCAACTGCGACATATTGAAAGACATGGAATATCAATTCTGTTTTTATGATAGCTTTGTCATAAATACTATAAATATTTTTAAGATTTTCTATGAGTTCTCCTCCATAATCATTAATCTTGTCCAAGGATGTATTGAGGACTTCTTGATTTGTTAAAACCTGATGGATATAGGAGGCGTATTCTTGCCAAAAATCATAATTTTGTTTGATGGCATTATATAAATGTTGGTTGGTTTTATAAATAGGGGAAGTGTAGAAATCTAAAATTACAGATTGATATGCCTCAAAAGATCTAAAAAATTCATTGTAAATTTCTTTTTCTTGAGTATTTGTATAAACGGTGAGTTGATAAGACATTCTTTGAGAAAGCATTCTTTGCTTAC encodes:
- a CDS encoding type IV pili methyl-accepting chemotaxis transducer N-terminal domain-containing protein → MKLAFKNPISSRLAAIAGTTFIVVFIVMTTNIYLNKENLALSGILNSFNQQIRLSQTILKETYLRNYKNSKDFNELNQEMKKFEEKFNALYYQDNIDSFFWLDKKNAKRLFDELHTQWQMFNSNIRSYQIAGANLFVAKKFLTAHNKKLLDLSDNIVKEMLKAKFSQAQINLAGKQRMLSQRMSYQLTVYTNTQEKEIYNEFFRSFEAYQSVILDFYTSPIYKTNQHLYNAIKQNYDFWQEYASYIHQVLTNQEVLNTSLDKINDYGGELIENLKNIYSIYDKAIIKTELIFHVFQYVAVAMILVVIFGLLFTAFWAKKQIKNFLEYSKELSIDNPPPIKIDEDTELAQASRNINDFIQRIKKTKENSLLAQKLGEQIHNEISNISTEIKAHMEEKDLSQEDKEKIYKEIGMSEYIAIQSGDELINITKKLEKLNDSIDKSIYIYTHCLNCKNTGVDTEIKSNTKDKKA